The following is a genomic window from Ethanoligenens harbinense YUAN-3.
CCCGCACGCCCTGCTTTGCCAGCACGTCCATAGCCGCAAGCGCCTGGAAATCGTCGGCGGCAATGAGCCCGTCGAACGGCACGCCGCACCGCAGCAGTTCTTCCGTCAATACCCGCTCATCTCCTCCCATGAACTGACCGTCCACCACCAGGCGTTCATCAAAAGGAAGACCCGCTTCCCCCAGCGCTTTCCGGTATCCTTCATACCGGTCTTTGGTCACGACGATGTTCGGCGCAAGCCCGACGAACGCGATGTGCCGGCGGCCTTTGGCAAGGAAGTGGCCCGCCAGGCGGTAACCGGCCTCCAAGTTATCGCTGTCCACCCAGTTGATGCGATCCTTCCACGCATCCGCAGGGCGCCCCACCATGGCCAGCGGGAACTGCGCGGGATATACGCTTTCCCAATCGGTCGAATCGGTACGCGAAATCATCAGGATAGCACCTTCCGTCACACCGCCGTTGGCAAAATCATGAAGCCTGTTTCGTTCTTCTTCCTCGCTGCCGGCGCCGGAAAGCAGAATGGAATATCCACATAGCTGCGCCTGCATGGTGATGCCCCGCAGCAGCTCGAAGAAAAACGGGTGCTGGAAAACCCGCTCGCTTGCACCCGGCAGCAACACGCCGATGATGTTGGTGGAACGCCGGACCAGCGAGCGCGCGATGATGTTCGGATGGTAATCCATCTCGCGCATCACTTTCCGCACCTTCTGGCTGGTTTTGGCGCTGATAAGCGGGCTGCCCGCGATCACGCGGGAAACCGTGGACGGCGTGACGCTGGCGGCTTTGGCGATATCCTGAATGGTTACGCGCATCGATTTCCTCACTTTTGGGCAGATCGGCCTTGGAGACGGTGGCTTTATCGCAGCACAGTGCAAACGTTTGCATAAGCCACCGCTCGCATTCTATGACCCCTGTGATCCATGCTGTGGCCATTATAACAGGTTCTTTTGCGCATTGCAAGCGCCGCCCATAACTTTCAAACAATCCGGTTTGTTTTTATGTATTTTACATACGGTTCTGTCGGTATTTTTATAGAGATATGCCGATACACACCAACGCGACCCGGCTCCGACACAAGGCCGAAAACTCACTTGCGGCTGGTGGAAATACGCCAAAAACAGGACAAGAAGCGCCCGGCTCCAACCCCCCCTTCC
Proteins encoded in this region:
- a CDS encoding LacI family DNA-binding transcriptional regulator, which gives rise to MRVTIQDIAKAASVTPSTVSRVIAGSPLISAKTSQKVRKVMREMDYHPNIIARSLVRRSTNIIGVLLPGASERVFQHPFFFELLRGITMQAQLCGYSILLSGAGSEEEERNRLHDFANGGVTEGAILMISRTDSTDWESVYPAQFPLAMVGRPADAWKDRINWVDSDNLEAGYRLAGHFLAKGRRHIAFVGLAPNIVVTKDRYEGYRKALGEAGLPFDERLVVDGQFMGGDERVLTEELLRCGVPFDGLIAADDFQALAAMDVLAKQGVRVPQDVSVAGFNNVPLSEYYRPPLTTVDVNACALGEEAVRLLYRQLQEKDRSGPSHTIVPTRLVVRASA